One Falsihalocynthiibacter arcticus DNA segment encodes these proteins:
- a CDS encoding DUF1330 domain-containing protein translates to MSVYLIADIKITDDRWVPEYAANVHKLVEKHGGKYLSRSGNIKTLEGADAKGRLSPSTIKHRASRRSLSRS, encoded by the coding sequence ATGAGTGTTTACTTAATCGCAGACATTAAAATTACCGATGACCGTTGGGTGCCAGAATATGCTGCGAATGTTCATAAACTAGTCGAAAAGCACGGTGGGAAGTACCTGTCTCGCAGTGGCAATATCAAGACGTTGGAAGGGGCGGACGCAAAAGGGCGGCTTTCGCCCTCAACCATCAAACACAGAGCCTCACGGCGTTCTTTGAGTAGATCATGA
- a CDS encoding MerR family transcriptional regulator yields MMADIYDNDRIFFPEDRELRVLGSTEKLAQWRHRNTGPAFIRIGRRIGYHGTDLNAYLNAQRVDPSTEAAQ; encoded by the coding sequence ATGATGGCTGATATATACGACAATGACCGCATCTTCTTCCCAGAAGACCGAGAACTCCGCGTTCTCGGCAGCACAGAAAAACTTGCACAATGGCGGCACCGCAATACAGGGCCAGCCTTTATCCGCATCGGGCGACGCATCGGCTATCACGGCACAGACCTGAACGCCTATCTAAACGCCCAGCGCGTCGATCCCAGCACAGAGGCCGCACAATGA
- a CDS encoding helix-turn-helix domain-containing protein, which yields MSKSRRTSEGQYLPLPYAQLKSDAWRSLSGSAVRLWLELHTRYNGGNNGALTLSFAEAGDVLGMGKATVQRAYAELVEKGFLVLEREGNWYHRRAHEWRLTTKAMQKVKGKVPATQDWRNYRTPKTKRGAVLEPSHLSFGPLENPKAARGSKAEPVRGKKRCA from the coding sequence ATGAGTAAGAGCCGGAGAACTTCGGAGGGGCAATATCTGCCCCTCCCTTACGCCCAGTTGAAAAGCGACGCATGGCGCAGCTTGTCTGGCTCTGCGGTGCGCCTCTGGCTGGAGCTTCATACGCGCTACAATGGGGGCAACAACGGCGCTCTTACGCTATCGTTTGCGGAGGCTGGCGATGTGCTTGGTATGGGGAAGGCAACAGTGCAGCGCGCTTACGCAGAACTTGTCGAGAAGGGGTTTTTGGTTCTTGAGCGTGAAGGCAACTGGTATCACCGGCGCGCACATGAATGGCGGCTTACGACAAAGGCGATGCAGAAGGTCAAAGGCAAAGTGCCAGCAACGCAGGATTGGCGCAATTATCGGACGCCTAAAACAAAACGCGGTGCTGTTTTGGAACCGTCGCACCTTTCGTTCGGACCATTAGAGAACCCTAAGGCGGCGCGTGGTTCCAAAGCAGAACCCGTCAGAGGCAAAAAGCGATGCGCGTAG
- a CDS encoding fluoride efflux transporter FluC translates to MIDLAVEAVSRTFANSAEVRVLFITVFLGGFTTFSSFSLETMEMLERGEFFSRGLLPSRHTSSGLVCGFLWDRAWKRTFLASML, encoded by the coding sequence TTGATCGATCTTGCTGTCGAAGCCGTTTCCCGTACTTTTGCAAACTCAGCAGAAGTACGCGTTTTGTTCATAACCGTTTTTTTGGGTGGATTTACCACATTTTCGTCGTTTTCTCTGGAGACCATGGAGATGCTTGAACGAGGCGAGTTTTTTTCACGCGGGTTGTTACCTTCTAGGCACACTAGTTCTGGGCTTGTTTGCGGTTTTTTGTGGGATCGCGCTTGGAAGAGGACTTTTCTAGCATCTATGCTTTAA
- a CDS encoding VPLPA-CTERM sorting domain-containing protein, translating to MVNSKVKTAVFVFAGAMAITSYAQAATVSVATYNPASHPNIPSFNVLASEDFESGVNRSGVSGPSVNGDDTFNVGVFKSIGGTGSGGTVREAPSDCKSAAGADNLCLRSGNVYGRTNVFPFNGDGFLDSNDTYGINWKVGLLGGELFDTISFTLMDAGDVGAFAGISASPFSIGDSPSASDVFGLNGSEIMSPYNSNGNIQTVTIKFDQLVAEAFINIVSFAHSDGSLYLKNDGLGIDGVRVGISAVPLPAAGLLLLGALGSLAFSRRKYKKT from the coding sequence ATGGTAAACTCAAAAGTAAAAACAGCTGTATTTGTATTTGCAGGGGCAATGGCAATTACTTCGTATGCTCAAGCCGCGACTGTATCAGTTGCTACCTACAATCCCGCCAGCCATCCCAACATCCCAAGTTTCAACGTTTTAGCATCTGAAGATTTCGAGTCAGGCGTGAATCGGAGTGGTGTATCTGGTCCGTCTGTTAACGGTGATGATACTTTTAACGTCGGGGTTTTTAAAAGTATTGGTGGAACAGGAAGCGGCGGAACCGTTAGGGAAGCGCCAAGCGATTGTAAGAGTGCTGCGGGAGCAGACAACCTTTGTTTGCGTTCCGGAAATGTGTACGGACGCACCAACGTATTCCCTTTTAACGGCGATGGTTTTTTAGACAGTAACGACACTTATGGAATCAATTGGAAAGTGGGCCTTCTGGGCGGCGAACTGTTCGACACAATCTCGTTTACCTTGATGGACGCAGGTGACGTCGGTGCGTTTGCTGGAATTTCAGCCAGCCCTTTCTCAATTGGTGACAGCCCTTCTGCCTCCGACGTTTTCGGCCTCAACGGCTCAGAGATTATGAGTCCGTACAATAGCAACGGCAACATCCAGACAGTTACTATTAAGTTTGACCAACTGGTTGCAGAAGCGTTCATCAACATCGTTAGCTTTGCTCATTCGGACGGTAGCCTATATTTGAAAAATGATGGCCTTGGAATCGATGGCGTGAGAGTTGGCATCTCCGCAGTTCCTCTTCCGGCAGCAGGTTTGTTGCTCTTAGGCGCTCTTGGAAGCCTTGCGTTTTCTCGGCGTAAGTACAAGAAAACTTAG